A genomic segment from Candidatus Binatia bacterium encodes:
- a CDS encoding 3-hydroxyacyl-CoA dehydrogenase family protein: MIPIHKVVVLGANGTMGAGSGEVFAAGGCDVVFLARTIEKAHEGLVAAQNMAKSVRIADRISLGTYDQDLEEAVSKADLIFEALAEDMELKKSFFTKVDKYRRPDSIVATVSSGLSIAEMALGRSESFRRNFLGIHLFNPPSVIVGTEVIPHQETDPQLVREIVQVLERRFGRVAIVAADKPAFAGNRVGFKVLNEVAQLAEEHGVAFMDYLIGPYTGRAMAPLATVDLVGWDVHKAIVDNVYAHTKDEAHDAFRLPGYMEELIARGHLGNKTPQFGGFYRRVKEGNQTVQLVLDPKTGAYKDLRDAGVRKLPWLEKIRDLHHVGRYREALRQFVAAEGPEADLARKVVFGYISYALNRVGEQEVVREVRDIDRIMGFGFNWAPPSVLIDTFGPEETIRQLERYKLPVPPVLRSAKPGQKFFREPNVNIGRFFAA, translated from the coding sequence ATGATACCGATTCACAAAGTGGTTGTTCTCGGAGCAAACGGAACCATGGGCGCCGGCAGTGGCGAAGTGTTCGCTGCCGGTGGCTGCGACGTTGTATTTCTGGCCCGCACGATCGAAAAGGCACACGAAGGGCTGGTCGCGGCGCAAAACATGGCCAAATCTGTGCGGATTGCAGATCGGATTTCGCTCGGCACCTACGACCAGGACCTCGAAGAAGCCGTGAGTAAGGCCGACCTAATTTTCGAGGCGCTAGCCGAAGACATGGAACTGAAAAAGTCGTTTTTCACCAAGGTCGACAAATATCGCCGCCCGGATTCCATCGTCGCTACCGTGTCTTCCGGGCTCTCCATCGCGGAGATGGCACTCGGCCGGAGCGAAAGCTTCCGGCGCAACTTCCTCGGCATTCACCTATTCAACCCACCCAGCGTCATTGTCGGTACCGAGGTGATTCCCCACCAGGAGACCGACCCTCAGCTTGTGCGGGAGATTGTGCAAGTGCTCGAACGGCGCTTTGGGCGCGTAGCCATCGTGGCAGCTGACAAACCGGCGTTCGCTGGCAATCGCGTGGGCTTTAAGGTGCTTAACGAAGTAGCGCAACTCGCCGAAGAGCACGGCGTGGCGTTCATGGATTACCTGATCGGCCCGTACACAGGTCGCGCGATGGCACCCTTGGCCACTGTGGACCTCGTCGGGTGGGACGTTCACAAAGCCATCGTCGACAATGTGTACGCTCATACCAAGGACGAGGCACACGATGCCTTCCGCCTGCCGGGGTACATGGAGGAGCTCATTGCCCGTGGCCACCTGGGGAACAAGACACCGCAATTCGGCGGCTTCTACCGGCGCGTTAAGGAAGGCAATCAAACGGTGCAGTTGGTGCTCGACCCCAAGACCGGCGCTTACAAGGATTTGCGCGACGCTGGTGTTCGGAAACTTCCGTGGCTCGAAAAAATTCGCGATTTGCACCACGTAGGGCGCTACCGCGAAGCCCTGCGACAATTCGTCGCGGCAGAGGGCCCGGAGGCCGACCTAGCCCGCAAGGTGGTGTTCGGGTACATCAGCTATGCATTGAACCGAGTGGGCGAGCAAGAAGTTGTCCGCGAGGTTCGCGACATCGACCGCATCATGGGCTTCGGCTTCAACTGGGCCCCGCCTTCTGTGCTCATCGACACCTTCGGGCCAGAAGAGACCATCCGCCAACTCGAGCGCTATAAACTCCCAGTGCCACCGGTGCTGCGGTCGGCCAAACCGGGCCAAAAGTTTTTCCGCGAGCCAAACGTCAACATTGGGCGTTTTTTTGCAGCCTAG
- a CDS encoding NADH-quinone oxidoreductase subunit A, translating to MEQSISVLVTFVLVGGLVAIMVSLGRLLGPRTEAPAKGEAFECGNPPSGSAWGRFPVKFYMTAIIFIVFDVEVVFLYPWAVLFDRLGWFGFAEMMVFLLVLGVGLLYVWQKGALEWD from the coding sequence ATGGAGCAGTCCATTTCGGTGCTCGTGACGTTTGTTCTTGTCGGCGGACTGGTGGCGATCATGGTGAGTCTCGGTCGCCTCCTGGGCCCTCGCACCGAGGCGCCGGCCAAAGGGGAAGCGTTCGAGTGTGGAAACCCACCGAGTGGCAGCGCATGGGGGCGCTTTCCGGTGAAGTTCTACATGACCGCCATCATCTTCATCGTCTTCGATGTCGAGGTGGTGTTTCTGTATCCGTGGGCGGTCCTTTTCGATCGGCTGGGATGGTTCGGTTTTGCGGAAATGATGGTGTTTTTACTGGTGCTCGGCGTCGGGTTGCTTTACGTCTGGCAAAAGGGAGCGCTGGAGTGGGATTGA
- a CDS encoding PBP1A family penicillin-binding protein, with amino-acid sequence MWRRVAWLTFLFSAVSATGLVVIGWLYLQRLRTDLSVRFRNHTWRIASKVYADSYLVYPGIDVVAAGLRDRLFELGYEEHDEPPDRPGFFCISPADTWLIYQRAFPPWRPNGALIRLELSGSRLQRIVHATTGEELPTLELEPALLSGLYAEEWEERRIVSVEEVPPLLVQAILDTEDRRFFEHRGIDVYGILRALWANLRAQRVVEGGSTLTQQLMKNFFLDDERTLRRKLQEAMMAFLIEREFSKEEILENYLNEIYLGQRGAQAIHGVWEASQFYFGKTPRELTVAEIAMIAGLIRGPNLYSPHRDPDRALRRRNHVLGRMLRAGHIDEQTYQKAVAEPLRTAPYVLRTRDAPYFSDFVRRQLAELYPPDILFNEGLRVFTTLDLHLQRLAEEAVAQGLTRLEYAHRRLRAAAEEGDALQACLLAIQPQTGFIRAMVGGRDYRSSQFNRCTQALRQPGSVFKPIIYAAALRVTRQDPEPLLPTTQIDDTPFTWTYDGRTWTPSNYERRYLGVVTMRTALEQSLNAATARLAFQVGLPEIITTARDLGISSPLPPYPAVVLGAAEVSPFEIAQAYSVFANGGVRTRPLALRRVSDRSGVPLERSMIEVESVLPPDTAFLVTHMLTGVLDRGTAASARRLGFRGIAAGKTGTTNDYQDAWFVGYTPELLTVVWVGFDSQRPVGLSGARAALPIWVEFMKQATAGLPASDFIPPPNVRLVRIDPESGALATEDCPEVVVEAFYADHVPLHPCPLHGNNATAPPAQEE; translated from the coding sequence ATGTGGCGCAGGGTTGCCTGGCTCACGTTCCTCTTTTCCGCCGTTTCAGCGACTGGCCTGGTCGTTATTGGCTGGCTCTACCTCCAGCGGTTGCGTACCGATCTTTCAGTCCGCTTTCGCAACCATACCTGGCGCATCGCCTCGAAGGTTTATGCGGATTCCTACCTCGTGTACCCTGGAATCGATGTTGTCGCCGCAGGCTTGCGTGATCGCCTGTTCGAACTCGGATACGAAGAGCACGACGAGCCGCCAGACCGGCCCGGATTCTTCTGCATTAGCCCGGCGGATACTTGGCTCATTTATCAGCGCGCCTTCCCACCGTGGCGTCCGAACGGCGCCCTGATTCGGCTCGAACTCAGCGGCTCTCGGCTACAACGAATCGTTCACGCAACGACTGGGGAAGAACTCCCAACCCTCGAGCTGGAGCCCGCGCTCCTTTCTGGCCTCTACGCAGAGGAATGGGAGGAGCGGCGCATCGTCAGCGTGGAAGAAGTTCCGCCACTGTTGGTTCAGGCCATCCTCGATACGGAGGATCGACGCTTCTTCGAACACCGCGGAATCGACGTTTACGGCATTCTCCGTGCGCTTTGGGCTAATTTGCGGGCCCAGCGCGTGGTGGAAGGGGGCAGCACGCTGACCCAGCAGCTCATGAAAAATTTCTTCCTCGATGACGAGCGTACCCTTCGCCGCAAGTTGCAAGAGGCGATGATGGCATTCCTCATCGAGCGGGAATTCTCGAAAGAAGAAATCCTCGAAAACTACCTCAATGAGATCTACCTGGGGCAACGAGGAGCGCAAGCGATCCACGGCGTGTGGGAGGCTAGCCAGTTTTACTTTGGCAAAACACCTCGCGAGCTCACCGTGGCCGAGATCGCGATGATTGCTGGCCTCATCCGGGGGCCGAATCTGTACTCCCCGCACCGCGACCCGGACCGCGCACTGCGGCGCCGTAACCACGTGCTCGGGCGCATGCTGCGGGCAGGCCACATTGACGAGCAAACCTACCAAAAGGCTGTTGCCGAACCGCTACGAACTGCGCCCTACGTCCTGCGCACGCGCGACGCCCCGTATTTCTCCGACTTTGTGCGCCGCCAATTAGCGGAACTCTATCCTCCCGACATTCTATTCAACGAGGGACTCCGGGTGTTTACCACCTTGGACCTGCACCTCCAGCGCTTAGCCGAGGAGGCAGTCGCGCAAGGTTTAACGCGTCTGGAATACGCACACCGGCGCTTGCGAGCAGCCGCTGAGGAAGGCGATGCACTCCAGGCATGCCTGTTGGCCATCCAACCGCAAACGGGTTTTATCCGTGCCATGGTCGGTGGGCGCGACTATCGTTCCAGCCAGTTCAATCGTTGCACCCAAGCGCTGAGGCAGCCGGGCTCCGTATTCAAACCGATCATTTACGCGGCTGCGCTGCGGGTCACTCGCCAAGATCCAGAGCCGCTTCTGCCCACAACTCAAATTGACGACACTCCGTTCACCTGGACTTACGATGGTAGAACCTGGACCCCCTCCAATTACGAGCGGCGATACCTGGGAGTGGTCACCATGCGCACCGCGCTCGAACAATCGCTGAACGCAGCCACCGCTCGGTTAGCCTTCCAGGTAGGACTGCCAGAAATCATTACCACGGCTCGTGACTTGGGGATCTCGTCGCCGCTTCCCCCTTACCCTGCAGTGGTACTCGGAGCAGCGGAAGTTAGTCCGTTCGAGATTGCCCAAGCTTACTCCGTGTTCGCCAATGGCGGCGTGCGCACCCGCCCGTTGGCACTTCGGCGAGTCAGCGACCGAAGCGGTGTCCCACTGGAGCGTTCCATGATTGAGGTCGAGTCCGTGCTGCCTCCCGATACAGCGTTTCTTGTCACCCACATGCTCACCGGCGTCCTCGACCGCGGCACGGCCGCCAGCGCCCGGCGCCTCGGCTTCCGCGGCATTGCCGCAGGCAAAACTGGCACAACCAACGATTACCAAGATGCCTGGTTTGTCGGTTACACTCCGGAGTTGCTCACCGTCGTGTGGGTTGGCTTCGATAGCCAGCGCCCTGTGGGTCTGTCCGGAGCGCGGGCCGCGCTTCCCATTTGGGTGGAATTTATGAAACAAGCCACCGCCGGCTTACCCGCGAGCGACTTTATTCCTCCACCGAACGTTCGCTTGGTCCGAATCGACCCAGAGTCCGGTGCCCTGGCGACGGAAGATTGCCCTGAGGTGGTCGTCGAAGCCTTTTACGCAGACCACGTGCCGCTTCATCCCTGCCCCCTCCACGGCAACAACGCCACCGCGCCGCCGGCCCAAGAGGAGTAA
- a CDS encoding protein meaA, with the protein MTQRDEPWLMRTYAGHTDPRAANELFRRNLAKGQTGLSIAFDLPTQTGYDSDHPMASGEVGKVGVPICHIEDMELLFDQIPLAKMNTSMTINATAAWLLALYVAVAERQGADPHTLRGTTQNDILKEFLARGTYAFPPEPSLRLTVDVIEYTVQHIPKWNPMNVCSYHLQEAGATPVQEIAFTLANACAVLDRVRQRPGVSMPDVIGAMSFFVNAGIRFIEEMCKLKAFTRMWDRLTRERYGVEDPAKRRFRYGVQVNSLGLTAQQPENNVQRIVLEMLAVTLSKEARARSIQLPAWNEALGLPRPWDQQWSLRIQQVLAYETDLLEYREDIFAGSRVIEEKVQQLMEAAQAELDRVLAIGDPNVAIETMKRALVASHAERQRKIESGEIVVVGVNKFTEHEPSPLLEGGGASAILVVDPEAERRQIERLRAFRSKRNAAEVEAALRALEEAARTGQNIMPVSIRAAHAGVTTGEWAATLRKVFGEYRAPTGLQGVTFATDGERLAALRAHTQRVAQRLGHPLRLLVAKPGLDGHSNGAEQIAVRAKEAGMEVIYEGIRLTPEQIAESALQEDVDAVGLSIHSGSHLTLVPRVVELLRQKGLTDVPVFVGGIIPEQDHEALRRAGVARIYTPGQATLTQIVEDIVSTVEQVRGQLTEEAAPSAPGPA; encoded by the coding sequence ATGACTCAGCGCGACGAACCTTGGTTGATGCGAACCTACGCCGGGCATACCGACCCGCGGGCTGCCAATGAATTGTTCCGGCGGAATTTAGCCAAAGGGCAGACAGGTTTGAGCATCGCCTTCGATTTGCCGACCCAGACTGGTTACGACTCCGACCATCCGATGGCCTCTGGGGAGGTGGGAAAGGTAGGCGTGCCCATTTGCCACATCGAGGACATGGAGCTCCTCTTCGACCAGATCCCGCTGGCAAAGATGAACACCTCGATGACGATTAACGCCACGGCTGCTTGGCTGTTGGCCTTGTACGTTGCGGTGGCCGAGCGCCAAGGGGCTGACCCGCACACCCTGCGGGGAACCACTCAAAATGACATCCTCAAAGAGTTTCTGGCCCGTGGTACGTATGCCTTCCCGCCCGAGCCCTCGCTGCGGCTGACGGTGGACGTGATCGAGTACACGGTACAGCACATTCCAAAGTGGAACCCGATGAACGTCTGCAGCTACCACTTGCAGGAGGCAGGGGCCACGCCGGTGCAGGAAATCGCATTCACGCTGGCCAACGCCTGCGCGGTGTTAGACCGGGTGCGGCAGCGCCCGGGTGTGTCGATGCCCGATGTCATTGGTGCCATGTCGTTTTTCGTAAACGCAGGCATCCGCTTCATCGAGGAAATGTGCAAGCTCAAGGCGTTCACGCGGATGTGGGATCGGCTGACCCGCGAGCGCTATGGAGTGGAGGATCCCGCCAAGCGGCGTTTCCGTTACGGTGTGCAAGTCAATTCCCTCGGCCTCACAGCTCAGCAACCTGAAAACAACGTGCAGCGGATTGTCCTAGAGATGTTGGCCGTGACCCTCTCGAAAGAAGCTCGTGCCCGTTCGATTCAGTTGCCGGCGTGGAACGAGGCGCTCGGGTTGCCCAGGCCGTGGGACCAGCAGTGGTCGCTGCGGATTCAGCAGGTCCTCGCCTACGAGACCGACTTGCTGGAATACCGTGAGGATATTTTCGCCGGGTCGAGAGTGATTGAGGAAAAGGTCCAGCAACTCATGGAAGCCGCGCAGGCAGAGCTGGACCGGGTTTTGGCAATCGGCGACCCGAACGTTGCCATCGAGACCATGAAGCGGGCGTTGGTTGCTAGCCACGCCGAGCGGCAACGGAAAATCGAGTCGGGAGAAATTGTTGTCGTTGGCGTCAATAAGTTCACCGAGCACGAACCATCGCCGTTGTTAGAAGGGGGAGGCGCGAGTGCCATTCTGGTGGTCGATCCAGAGGCAGAACGGCGCCAAATCGAGCGGCTGCGTGCGTTTCGGTCGAAGCGGAACGCTGCCGAGGTTGAAGCTGCGCTCAGGGCCTTGGAAGAGGCGGCCCGAACCGGACAAAACATCATGCCGGTGTCGATCCGGGCAGCGCATGCAGGAGTAACTACCGGAGAGTGGGCGGCCACCCTACGCAAGGTGTTTGGTGAGTACCGTGCGCCGACCGGTTTACAGGGGGTGACGTTTGCAACCGACGGGGAGCGTCTAGCGGCGCTGCGGGCGCACACGCAGCGCGTCGCGCAGCGACTGGGGCATCCTTTGCGACTGTTGGTGGCGAAACCGGGTTTGGACGGACACTCCAATGGCGCGGAGCAGATCGCGGTGCGAGCCAAGGAAGCCGGCATGGAAGTGATTTACGAGGGGATCCGGCTCACACCGGAGCAAATCGCTGAGTCCGCGCTCCAGGAGGATGTGGACGCGGTAGGACTGTCGATCCATTCGGGCTCGCATCTGACACTCGTGCCTCGAGTGGTCGAGCTGTTGCGGCAGAAGGGACTCACGGATGTTCCCGTGTTTGTGGGCGGAATCATTCCGGAGCAAGATCATGAGGCGTTGCGGCGTGCCGGCGTCGCGAGGATTTATACGCCAGGGCAGGCCACGCTGACGCAGATTGTGGAGGACATTGTATCCACGGTCGAACAAGTGCGTGGGCAACTCACGGAGGAGGCCGCGCCCTCGGCTCCTGGCCCGGCGTGA
- a CDS encoding DUF1844 domain-containing protein, protein MESEKEGQTERSFKVEDRRRFTATGDPRPEAEGTQPYQASGQASEEARSVGTAEAAFRMEAPPPPPSITFATFILSLSTQALAHLGEIPDPVTREVKADLAAASQMIDILAMLEQKTRGNLDQHEAQLLRGILYDLRLRYVEKAKA, encoded by the coding sequence ATGGAGAGCGAGAAAGAAGGGCAAACCGAACGTAGCTTTAAAGTGGAAGATCGGCGGCGCTTCACAGCCACCGGTGATCCTCGTCCGGAAGCAGAAGGGACGCAACCTTATCAAGCTTCAGGCCAAGCTTCGGAAGAAGCGCGGTCGGTGGGAACCGCAGAGGCAGCGTTTCGGATGGAGGCGCCACCGCCCCCACCCTCAATCACCTTTGCCACGTTTATTCTGAGCCTGAGTACACAAGCTCTCGCCCACCTTGGCGAGATTCCGGACCCGGTGACGCGTGAGGTAAAAGCCGACCTGGCTGCGGCAAGCCAGATGATCGACATCCTCGCGATGCTAGAGCAGAAAACCCGCGGCAATCTCGACCAGCACGAGGCACAACTCCTGCGCGGCATTTTGTACGACTTGCGTTTGCGGTACGTCGAGAAAGCCAAAGCTTAG
- a CDS encoding NADH-quinone oxidoreductase subunit H: MLVVVLVSAIKALVVIGMVLNLAGILGWVERKGSALIQDRIGANRAAIFGFAGAGLVNTLLADPIKFLTKEDVIPRGVDRLLHTLAPCVSLFPAIVAFAVVPFGDRLHVGELVVNLQAVEVDVGVLFLLAMTSLGVYGVVLGGWASNNRLSLLGGIRGSAQMISYELAMGLAVVAVVLTFGSLDFQEIVRSQGHMIGGWLPAWGILYQPVAFLLLLIAGIAETKRAPFDLPEGESEIVSGYFTEYSGIKYLMFFMTDFVEIAVVSAVVTTFFFGGWQVPFLSTEGFLFPGGVTIELPHLLVVLLQVGAYMVKVFVFCALQVLVRWTMPRLRYDQLMWFGWKVMLPVGLLNLVVTALVLLWVRG, encoded by the coding sequence GTGTTGGTCGTGGTGTTGGTGTCGGCCATCAAAGCGCTGGTGGTTATCGGGATGGTCCTGAATCTTGCCGGTATTCTCGGCTGGGTGGAGCGCAAGGGTAGTGCTCTGATTCAAGATCGGATCGGGGCCAACCGAGCAGCGATTTTTGGTTTTGCTGGGGCTGGCTTGGTGAACACCTTGCTTGCTGACCCGATCAAGTTCCTGACCAAGGAGGATGTGATCCCGCGGGGTGTGGACCGCTTACTGCACACGCTTGCACCCTGTGTCAGCTTGTTTCCGGCGATTGTCGCTTTTGCCGTTGTGCCGTTTGGTGATCGGCTCCACGTCGGGGAGCTGGTGGTGAACCTGCAAGCGGTGGAGGTGGATGTCGGCGTGTTGTTCTTGCTGGCGATGACCTCGCTGGGCGTGTACGGCGTGGTTCTCGGTGGGTGGGCATCGAACAATCGCCTGTCTTTGCTTGGTGGGATTCGCGGCTCGGCGCAAATGATTTCTTACGAGCTGGCGATGGGCCTAGCTGTGGTGGCCGTAGTGCTCACCTTCGGGTCGTTGGACTTCCAGGAGATTGTACGCAGCCAGGGGCACATGATTGGCGGGTGGCTGCCGGCTTGGGGAATTTTGTATCAGCCGGTGGCCTTCCTGTTGTTGCTCATTGCCGGCATTGCCGAGACGAAGCGAGCTCCCTTCGATTTACCGGAGGGCGAGTCGGAAATTGTCAGCGGCTATTTTACGGAATATTCGGGCATCAAATACCTGATGTTTTTTATGACTGACTTTGTGGAGATTGCCGTGGTCTCCGCCGTGGTGACCACCTTTTTCTTTGGCGGATGGCAGGTCCCGTTCTTGTCTACCGAAGGCTTCCTGTTCCCAGGGGGAGTGACGATTGAGTTGCCTCATCTGTTGGTCGTGCTCCTGCAGGTTGGGGCTTACATGGTCAAAGTGTTCGTCTTTTGCGCGCTTCAAGTGTTGGTCCGATGGACAATGCCGCGACTCCGCTACGACCAGCTCATGTGGTTCGGTTGGAAAGTCATGCTCCCGGTGGGGCTTCTCAACCTTGTGGTGACGGCCTTGGTGCTGCTTTGGGTGCGGGGGTGA
- a CDS encoding zinc metalloprotease HtpX — protein sequence MANSIKTTLLLGLLTGLILWFGQLFGGSHGMVVAFLFAVLMNFGSYWFSDKIVLAMYRARPVSEAEAPELYRMVHNLAMKAGIPMPRVYIIPSEAANAFATGRNPSHAAVAVTEGILRIMNMEELEGVLAHELSHVKNRDILISSIAATLAGALMLMADMLRWGAMLGAASRERDDHAGGVVGLIALSIVAPLAAMLIQLAISRAREFEADASAARILGTGEPLARALEKLEFAAQRYPLPASAQTAHLFIVNPLRGDVFARLFSTHPPVEERIRRLRSMEWLR from the coding sequence ATGGCAAACTCGATCAAAACAACGCTTCTCTTGGGCCTACTCACGGGATTGATCCTCTGGTTCGGGCAGTTGTTTGGCGGATCTCATGGAATGGTTGTGGCCTTCCTGTTTGCCGTACTGATGAACTTCGGCAGCTACTGGTTCTCGGACAAAATCGTGTTGGCCATGTACCGTGCTCGCCCAGTCTCGGAGGCCGAGGCACCTGAACTATACCGGATGGTGCACAACTTGGCCATGAAGGCCGGCATCCCCATGCCGCGCGTTTACATCATCCCGTCGGAGGCGGCCAACGCCTTTGCCACTGGCCGCAACCCCAGCCACGCGGCAGTAGCCGTAACCGAAGGAATTTTGCGCATCATGAACATGGAGGAGCTGGAAGGGGTTCTTGCCCATGAGTTGAGCCACGTCAAAAACCGGGACATTTTGATTAGCTCCATCGCCGCCACCCTGGCCGGTGCGCTCATGCTGATGGCGGACATGTTGCGCTGGGGAGCCATGCTCGGCGCTGCATCGCGCGAGCGCGATGACCATGCCGGCGGCGTGGTTGGCTTGATTGCCCTGTCCATTGTCGCTCCCCTGGCCGCCATGCTGATTCAACTTGCGATCTCGCGAGCGCGGGAGTTCGAAGCCGACGCCAGTGCGGCACGGATTCTGGGCACTGGCGAGCCACTGGCGCGGGCACTCGAAAAATTAGAATTCGCCGCCCAGCGCTACCCATTGCCGGCCTCGGCACAAACGGCGCACTTATTTATCGTGAATCCGCTCCGCGGCGACGTCTTCGCTCGACTATTCAGCACGCACCCGCCAGTGGAAGAACGCATTCGCCGCTTGCGCTCGATGGAATGGCTGCGCTGA
- a CDS encoding DegQ family serine endoprotease — protein sequence MVRFDRLKAGAFLFSLLLFSLSAVRTGAISFWGESATPTPTAPGEQVPQVIAPTTNATPCVPDFSELAERLSPAVVNISTTSTAPTEGRSQIFPGPFGRGPEEFFEPFERFFGPPRQFRQRSLGSGFIINHEGFILTNNHVVENADQIMVRLSNEQEYKARLIGRDPKTDIAVIKIDNVPNLTVVTMGNSDELKVGEWVLAIGNPFGLDHTVTAGIVSAKGRYLGQGSYDQFIQTDAAINPGNSGGPLINTRGEVVGINTAIFSRSGGNIGIGFAIPINLAKELLPELEAKGKVTRGWLGVLIQRVTPDIADSLGLAKPEGALVADVVQDSPAAEAGIKVGDVIVEFDGHTIKESNELPLLVARTPVGKTAKVKVLRDGKPVVVEVKIGELKEEEPAGEPSGGSEQELGITVQPLTPEIAESLGLSRDLKGMVVARVEPGSPADEAGLRRGDVILEVNREPVKDLSSYRKALKLAANKKTVLLLVRRGENTIFIAIKRET from the coding sequence ATGGTTCGTTTTGACCGCCTAAAGGCGGGCGCTTTTTTGTTCAGTTTACTTCTCTTCTCCCTCAGCGCTGTCAGAACGGGAGCTATTAGCTTCTGGGGAGAGAGCGCCACCCCGACCCCGACGGCGCCTGGGGAACAAGTCCCGCAAGTGATCGCCCCGACAACCAATGCAACGCCGTGTGTTCCCGATTTTTCTGAACTTGCCGAGCGACTGAGTCCGGCGGTGGTGAATATTTCCACCACATCCACGGCCCCTACTGAGGGACGAAGCCAGATCTTCCCCGGTCCGTTCGGCCGCGGTCCGGAAGAGTTTTTTGAGCCATTTGAAAGGTTTTTCGGTCCCCCACGCCAATTCCGCCAACGGAGCTTAGGGTCAGGCTTCATCATCAATCATGAGGGCTTCATTCTTACGAACAACCATGTCGTGGAAAACGCAGACCAAATCATGGTCCGGCTGTCGAACGAGCAAGAGTACAAGGCGCGGCTGATCGGGCGTGATCCCAAGACCGACATTGCGGTGATCAAAATCGACAACGTTCCCAACCTTACCGTCGTGACGATGGGCAATTCGGATGAGCTCAAGGTGGGTGAGTGGGTGTTAGCCATCGGCAACCCCTTTGGCTTAGATCACACCGTCACTGCCGGGATCGTTTCAGCAAAAGGCCGTTACCTCGGCCAAGGGAGTTACGATCAGTTCATTCAAACTGACGCCGCAATCAACCCAGGCAATTCCGGCGGCCCACTGATCAACACTCGCGGGGAAGTCGTCGGGATCAACACGGCGATTTTTTCCCGCAGCGGCGGGAATATCGGTATTGGCTTTGCCATCCCAATTAACCTGGCCAAAGAACTCCTGCCAGAGCTAGAAGCCAAGGGCAAAGTCACCCGCGGTTGGCTCGGTGTCCTCATCCAAAGGGTGACACCGGATATTGCGGATTCCCTCGGTTTGGCGAAACCGGAAGGTGCCTTGGTAGCCGACGTCGTTCAAGACAGCCCAGCGGCAGAGGCAGGGATCAAGGTTGGCGACGTTATCGTCGAGTTTGATGGGCATACGATCAAGGAGTCCAACGAGCTTCCCTTGCTCGTAGCCCGCACGCCGGTCGGGAAAACAGCCAAAGTCAAGGTGCTGCGCGACGGGAAGCCAGTGGTCGTCGAAGTCAAAATCGGCGAGCTGAAAGAAGAAGAGCCGGCCGGCGAACCCTCAGGGGGGAGCGAGCAAGAGTTAGGTATAACGGTGCAGCCACTGACGCCGGAGATTGCGGAATCGCTCGGGTTGAGCCGCGATCTCAAAGGTATGGTGGTTGCCCGTGTGGAGCCAGGGAGCCCAGCAGATGAGGCCGGTTTGCGGCGAGGAGATGTGATCCTCGAAGTCAACCGCGAACCAGTGAAGGACCTCTCCTCCTACCGGAAGGCGCTGAAATTAGCTGCGAACAAGAAAACCGTACTGCTTTTGGTGCGTCGCGGCGAGAATACGATTTTCATCGCCATCAAGAGAGAAACCTAA